Proteins encoded together in one Planctomyces sp. SH-PL14 window:
- a CDS encoding methyltransferase family protein, with product MQSLRDSWCYTRRLQLTVVLITFAWIGALASPSWVAEGSSADRLTDAVAWSFLFSGVGLRLWATCAIAGRKGWRLVTEGPYAYCRNPLYVGTFCLGIALALLIKSALFATVVGFLILFYVLGVVPAEERFLRRNLGDAYLRYCRDVPAWFPRFNAPLAAEPGLLDVRWSSLRAETLQSACWCTLGVLADVTTQIHLTDVLPSFAYFV from the coding sequence ATGCAGTCGCTTAGGGATTCGTGGTGTTATACGCGCCGTCTTCAGCTCACGGTGGTGCTCATCACGTTCGCATGGATCGGGGCGTTGGCCTCTCCCTCGTGGGTTGCGGAAGGGAGTTCCGCCGACCGTCTGACCGACGCCGTCGCGTGGAGTTTCCTGTTCTCCGGAGTCGGACTGCGATTGTGGGCCACCTGTGCGATCGCCGGACGCAAGGGCTGGCGGCTGGTCACGGAGGGGCCGTATGCCTACTGCCGTAATCCGCTGTATGTCGGGACGTTCTGCCTTGGCATCGCGCTGGCTCTGCTGATCAAGAGTGCTCTGTTTGCGACGGTGGTCGGGTTCCTGATCCTGTTTTACGTCCTGGGGGTGGTCCCGGCGGAAGAGCGGTTCCTGCGAAGGAATCTGGGCGATGCGTACCTTCGCTATTGCCGCGACGTTCCGGCGTGGTTCCCGCGGTTCAACGCTCCGCTGGCGGCGGAGCCGGGTCTCCTCGACGTCCGCTGGTCGTCGCTCCGCGCCGAGACGTTGCAGTCGGCCTGCTGGTGCACGCTGGGTGTCCTGGCGGACGTGACGACGCAGATCCATCTGACGGACGTGCTGCCGAGCTTTGCGTATTTTGTCTGA
- a CDS encoding M56 family metallopeptidase, protein MTLFEHALLSNVVWAAALAAGAALITRFFARRSRRATALLHGLWVLVLLRLIIPPAVYLAYTVAPVPLSAKAPDAVAAVAPTKPRVSAGAITTADSTDNRSAQPIRSSVSPATPQPTDLLPSPAFATAVAEPRSENPSLAAPRRASRPATSPTIAAPQPANSLDAWRLAALVIWSLGAILCAATVALQVIRFRRLLRAARPADETLREEVAGMTRRLGLKQPPEVLMIPARLPPLVWAFTGPPRLLLPTELWDRLDDAQRQTVLAHELAHLRRRDHWVRWLEAVTLVLYWWNPLAWWARRQIERSEEQCCDAWVVWALPDSVDAYAEALVATTAFLSGPRPRWLVGATGIGRITDLKRRLSMILTESEAAPLARPASRAVLIAGVMAVLLLPAWTPAPGEPPKPPADPVAAPSPAPPTPPASPKPPATELPSLPSVTPPQPEPKPAPPPPDVPAAKPMEKELPPGGPPSPPPTDTPAPPKPAPVEQPSLGPVPEPSGAPATAPKAVDVCQPVEAEIVEYDTFNGRIEAAEAVEIRAHVGGVLTRVPPRDKPIVQKGDLLFEIDPRPFQAECRKAEAEVARCEAQVKLRTANLERAVRLKKSDAISSDEYARIEGEREDAIAALRVSQPALELARLKVESTQITAPISGRLSQPRLVPGELVGADTTLLATIDSTDAMLVEFQMDTNTVLKRVRETRPGDGTSAPTGLARLIGLPVEVMLDEKDPPRRSVIESTDSRIEANQAGALRCRAAIPNTDGLLLPGLFVRLRMPLPSYRALVVPDAAVNFSSSSHTESGVRTRPVCVVDEDGKVELRWVVVGQRLSSGVVPIREGLNASDWVATQFLPSIPSTPSRKIKLMTNKVAFPTIPKKTEN, encoded by the coding sequence GTGACGCTGTTCGAACATGCCCTCCTGAGCAATGTCGTCTGGGCCGCCGCGCTCGCCGCCGGCGCCGCCCTGATCACGCGGTTCTTCGCCAGGCGAAGCCGCCGCGCTACCGCGCTCCTCCACGGCCTGTGGGTCCTGGTCCTCCTGCGGCTGATCATCCCGCCGGCCGTTTACCTCGCCTACACCGTCGCCCCGGTTCCGCTCTCCGCGAAGGCGCCCGACGCCGTGGCAGCCGTCGCCCCGACCAAGCCGCGAGTCTCCGCCGGCGCAATCACAACCGCAGACTCCACGGACAACCGCAGCGCGCAGCCGATCCGCTCGAGCGTCTCACCCGCGACACCGCAGCCAACCGATCTCCTGCCGTCCCCCGCGTTCGCGACCGCTGTCGCCGAGCCGCGGAGCGAAAATCCATCGCTGGCTGCGCCCCGAAGAGCATCTCGTCCCGCCACCTCGCCGACCATCGCCGCCCCCCAACCGGCAAACTCCCTCGACGCCTGGCGTCTCGCCGCACTCGTCATCTGGAGCCTCGGAGCGATCCTCTGCGCGGCCACCGTTGCCCTCCAGGTGATCCGCTTCCGCCGCCTCCTCCGCGCCGCCCGCCCTGCGGATGAAACCCTCCGTGAAGAAGTCGCCGGGATGACCCGCCGGCTCGGCCTCAAGCAGCCCCCCGAAGTCCTGATGATCCCCGCGCGGCTCCCGCCGCTCGTGTGGGCCTTCACCGGCCCGCCGCGGCTGCTGCTGCCCACGGAGCTGTGGGACCGCCTCGACGACGCCCAGCGGCAGACAGTCCTGGCCCATGAACTCGCTCATCTCCGGCGGCGGGACCACTGGGTCCGCTGGCTGGAGGCGGTCACGCTCGTCCTCTACTGGTGGAACCCGCTCGCCTGGTGGGCCCGCCGGCAGATCGAACGCTCCGAGGAACAGTGCTGCGACGCCTGGGTCGTCTGGGCCCTGCCGGACTCCGTCGACGCTTACGCCGAAGCCCTCGTGGCGACCACCGCGTTTCTCTCCGGTCCGCGTCCGCGCTGGCTCGTCGGGGCCACGGGGATCGGACGGATCACCGATCTCAAAAGGAGACTGAGCATGATCCTCACCGAGTCCGAAGCGGCCCCCCTCGCTCGCCCCGCGTCGCGCGCCGTCCTGATCGCGGGCGTCATGGCCGTCCTCCTCCTCCCCGCCTGGACCCCGGCGCCGGGCGAACCGCCGAAGCCCCCCGCGGATCCCGTCGCAGCCCCATCGCCCGCCCCACCGACGCCGCCGGCATCGCCTAAGCCGCCGGCGACCGAACTTCCGTCGCTCCCCTCGGTGACTCCTCCCCAGCCGGAGCCCAAGCCCGCTCCGCCGCCCCCCGACGTTCCCGCCGCGAAGCCGATGGAAAAGGAGCTGCCGCCAGGCGGACCACCGTCTCCACCACCGACCGACACGCCCGCGCCACCGAAGCCGGCTCCCGTCGAACAGCCATCGCTGGGCCCGGTTCCCGAACCGTCCGGCGCTCCCGCCACAGCCCCGAAGGCGGTCGACGTCTGCCAGCCGGTCGAGGCGGAGATCGTCGAGTACGACACGTTCAACGGCCGGATCGAAGCCGCCGAAGCGGTCGAGATCCGCGCCCACGTCGGCGGCGTCCTGACCAGGGTCCCGCCGCGGGACAAGCCGATCGTCCAGAAAGGGGACCTGCTGTTCGAGATCGACCCCCGCCCGTTCCAGGCGGAGTGCCGGAAGGCCGAAGCGGAGGTCGCTCGATGCGAGGCGCAGGTGAAACTGAGAACCGCCAATCTCGAACGTGCGGTTCGACTGAAGAAATCCGACGCCATCTCCAGCGATGAGTACGCCCGGATCGAAGGGGAACGGGAGGACGCCATCGCGGCGCTGCGGGTCTCGCAGCCGGCCCTGGAGCTGGCGCGGCTCAAGGTGGAGTCGACGCAGATCACCGCTCCCATCAGCGGGCGGCTCAGCCAGCCGCGTCTCGTCCCCGGAGAGCTCGTCGGCGCCGACACGACGCTCCTGGCGACCATCGACTCCACGGATGCCATGCTCGTCGAGTTCCAGATGGACACGAATACGGTCCTGAAACGCGTGCGGGAGACCCGGCCCGGCGATGGGACCAGCGCTCCCACCGGCCTGGCCCGCCTGATCGGCCTGCCGGTGGAGGTCATGCTGGACGAGAAGGATCCCCCGCGGCGCTCGGTCATCGAATCGACCGACTCGCGGATCGAGGCCAACCAGGCGGGAGCTCTTCGCTGTCGCGCCGCGATCCCGAACACGGACGGCCTCCTGCTGCCGGGACTCTTCGTCCGCCTGCGGATGCCGCTGCCGAGCTACCGGGCCCTCGTGGTGCCGGACGCGGCGGTCAATTTCAGTAGCAGTTCACACACAGAATCGGGAGTTCGGACGCGTCCGGTGTGCGTTGTCGACGAAGATGGCAAGGTGGAGCTCCGCTGGGTGGTGGTTGGTCAGCGCCTGTCGTCCGGGGTCGTGCCAATTCGGGAAGGTCTGAATGCCTCGGATTGGGTGGCGACGCAGTTTCTTCCGTCCATCCCCTCTACGCCTTCTCGCAAGATCAAGCTTATGACGAATAAGGTGGCTTTCCCGACGATTCCGAAGAAGACCGAGAACTAG
- a CDS encoding general stress protein, with product MTDVTLEGPAASAFADPAQAQQAVEALKQAGYRDDQIGIVSKDSVEGHRPAADRNGEIRTRESRIKEGAAAGMAVGAGLAAMFGSVLWGASVLSGVIPGIGPIIAGGTLGVLLTTTVAGAAAASLGGTLQGIGLTEQDARFYEAELHAGRTIITVQGEGMDDAQEILTRHGGYDRMTNRA from the coding sequence ATGACTGACGTCACCCTCGAAGGCCCCGCCGCCAGCGCCTTTGCCGACCCCGCCCAGGCCCAGCAGGCGGTCGAAGCCCTCAAGCAGGCCGGCTATCGCGACGACCAGATCGGCATCGTCTCCAAAGACTCCGTCGAAGGTCATCGCCCCGCCGCCGACCGCAACGGCGAAATCCGCACACGCGAAAGCCGCATCAAGGAAGGGGCCGCCGCCGGCATGGCGGTCGGCGCCGGCCTCGCGGCCATGTTCGGCAGCGTCCTGTGGGGGGCCAGCGTCCTCAGCGGCGTCATCCCCGGCATCGGCCCCATCATCGCCGGTGGCACGCTCGGCGTCCTCCTGACCACCACGGTCGCCGGAGCCGCAGCCGCCAGCCTCGGCGGGACGCTCCAGGGGATCGGCCTCACAGAGCAGGACGCCCGGTTCTACGAAGCGGAACTCCACGCCGGCCGGACGATCATCACCGTCCAGGGCGAAGGGATGGACGACGCCCAGGAGATCCTCACCCGGCACGGCGGCTACGACCGCATGACGAACCGGGCTTAG
- a CDS encoding DUF1080 domain-containing protein produces the protein MLLRAAFACLVLAAPLLAAEPMFEDLFSKDGPPPGWVVRRWNDVGEAADAGVEWTVKEGVLHGSEPRGTWLMSEREYENFQLRFEFKLGERGNSGLALRAPLKGDPAFDGMELQMADLRYNEEARPSELTGGLYRAVEPRRQVYRPTEWNTYDVTLQGNRLTAILNGETIQDLDLADQKQEVLRHDGTPAPFLRDRPRRGHIGFQELSRGGDHVQIRAARLRDLGPSATKP, from the coding sequence ATGCTCCTCCGTGCCGCGTTCGCCTGTCTCGTTCTCGCCGCACCCCTCTTGGCCGCGGAGCCAATGTTCGAGGACCTGTTCTCCAAGGACGGTCCTCCGCCGGGCTGGGTCGTCCGGCGGTGGAACGATGTCGGCGAAGCGGCGGACGCCGGTGTCGAGTGGACTGTGAAAGAGGGCGTCCTGCACGGCAGCGAGCCGCGGGGGACGTGGCTCATGAGCGAGCGGGAGTACGAGAACTTCCAGCTCCGGTTCGAGTTCAAGCTCGGCGAGCGCGGCAACAGCGGCCTGGCCCTCCGCGCGCCGCTGAAAGGGGATCCGGCGTTCGACGGCATGGAGCTCCAGATGGCGGACCTCCGGTACAACGAAGAGGCCAGACCCTCGGAGCTGACGGGGGGCCTCTACCGGGCGGTCGAGCCGCGGCGTCAGGTCTATCGTCCCACGGAGTGGAACACGTACGACGTCACGCTCCAGGGGAACCGGCTCACGGCAATCCTTAACGGCGAGACGATTCAGGACCTCGACCTCGCCGACCAGAAACAGGAAGTCCTCCGGCACGACGGCACCCCGGCCCCGTTCCTCCGCGACCGTCCCCGCCGGGGCCACATCGGCTTTCAGGAACTGAGCCGCGGCGGCGACCACGTCCAGATCCGCGCCGCCCGCCTCCGCGACCTCGGCCCCTCGGCGACGAAGCCGTAG
- a CDS encoding DoxX family protein — protein MTEMTQTKWKIWTGRILSILPIPLFAMSAYFKLNPPAEMIPQVEKMGYTMEQMRTIGIVEIACAVIYLIPQTAVLGAILLTGYLGGATEVHVRGKEPFIAPVIIGVVLWLGLYFRDPRLRQLIPFRKR, from the coding sequence ATGACGGAAATGACACAGACCAAGTGGAAGATCTGGACCGGACGGATTCTTTCCATCCTTCCGATCCCGCTCTTTGCCATGAGCGCGTACTTCAAGCTCAATCCGCCGGCCGAGATGATCCCGCAGGTGGAGAAGATGGGCTACACGATGGAGCAGATGCGGACGATCGGGATTGTCGAGATCGCCTGTGCGGTGATCTATCTGATCCCGCAGACCGCCGTGCTGGGGGCGATCCTGCTGACCGGGTACCTGGGAGGGGCGACCGAGGTCCACGTGCGGGGGAAGGAGCCGTTTATCGCGCCGGTGATCATCGGGGTGGTTCTGTGGCTGGGGCTGTACTTCCGCGACCCGCGGCTGCGGCAGCTGATTCCGTTCCGGAAGCGGTGA
- a CDS encoding protein kinase domain-containing protein, translating to MSDGHPNLETLFLAALELESPEARAAYLEGACGEDPELRGEVEKLLRSHEAAGSFLDRPAGDLAETILEEPGARERDASLHAGLAVPADTAVVLGDVGHSVLISLGRTVELPRVALRESTDGRDPMVRPKSPEMPPGPSGSRYQLQGEIARGGMGAILKGRDTDLGRDLAIKVLLDQHKDKPEVIQRFVEEAQIGGQLQHPGIAPIYELGQFPDRRPFFAMKLVRGETLSKLLAHRASPAVDRTRFLGIFEQVCQTMAYAHSRGVIHRDLKPANIMVGAFGEVQVMDWGLAKVLQAGGVADEKKSQALQEGSSFIQTLRSGAGSGGSDLPGTLGTPGSQTVVGSVMGTPAYMPPEQAHGEVDHLDERADVFGLGAILCEILTGRPPYVGTDGGAVFHQASHGKLADCWGRLDACGADAELIALARHCLELDPKDRPRDAGTLAARVSGYLHSVEVKLRESELAKVDAQVRAEELRRRQKLAFTAGTALALSLVVGLAASLWQAMRADHAAAQAEQAASLAMKQERRALAALDELRATAPAFAEQARALAAREQFREAVEKLDYAVTLRPDAVEYLVAKADLLQCQFRLADAGAVYRQALLLRPDLTRAAESARLCDELLAAKPGLDGTLSHESLAKLHVAMQAEQRPAAEIMPVARLLGEQKRHLVQYWLARLRDLPISAETPLEQRLTVREDGRLALDLSGTKVRDLAPLAGAPLATLKLSRCGELSDLSPLKGMELIELSLFATKVSDLGPLREMRTLESLSLGRTAISDLAGLRGLNLKVLECREAAISDLEPLRGMPLESLMLMGTRVTNLSPLIGMPIRTLDLSWVPANDFSPLSTLPLEKCYLQFVRLHDLEVLRGRPLKELCLWGCTEARHYAVLSEIPTLENVMLPERYRSLPPDDYEAIGTLRGHPRLRKIGGEIIHAMGYEATGSAETFWQAWDQEQALFSALRKKGITFQLDKLPSGRYKLFIANQPLRDLSVLRGMPLHELDLHRCPFSDLTPLRDLKLHKLSLSTDSVTDFSPLRGMSIERLYLRLCPHFQDVAPLTELPLRELYLDESVNVADVAPLAKMTTLEKLSIPVQAGGIDALRDHPRLRLLAFQLNGGEPETTVEEFWKEYRWIRKFREAGIRPVWMRRLSSGRWDVNLERADLTDLHVLEGMPIEVLGLGYTKVTDLSPLRTLPLKGLNLHHTGVSDLGPLRGKGLTLLELFRTPVSDLSPLAGMPLQQLDLSLTKVTDISALRGMPLVSAKFNRCPITDVSPLAESRRLRVLTLPAGVTGFEFLRGFPELERLSFAEDSRSGFRPDKTAEEFWAEYDATR from the coding sequence ATGTCGGACGGTCACCCCAACCTCGAAACGCTGTTCCTCGCGGCGCTCGAGCTCGAGTCGCCCGAGGCCCGGGCGGCGTATCTGGAGGGGGCCTGCGGCGAGGACCCGGAGCTGCGGGGCGAGGTGGAAAAACTGCTTCGCTCCCACGAGGCGGCCGGGAGCTTTCTCGACCGCCCCGCGGGGGACCTGGCCGAGACGATCCTGGAGGAGCCGGGGGCCCGCGAACGCGATGCGTCGCTCCACGCGGGGCTGGCTGTTCCCGCGGACACGGCGGTCGTGCTCGGCGACGTCGGCCACAGCGTCCTGATTTCCCTCGGCCGGACGGTCGAGCTGCCGCGGGTCGCGCTCCGGGAATCGACGGACGGCCGCGATCCGATGGTGCGGCCGAAGTCCCCCGAGATGCCCCCCGGTCCTTCCGGCAGCCGGTACCAGCTCCAGGGGGAGATCGCCCGCGGCGGAATGGGGGCGATCCTCAAGGGACGCGACACGGACCTGGGCCGTGACCTGGCGATCAAGGTCCTGCTGGACCAGCACAAGGACAAGCCGGAAGTCATCCAGCGGTTCGTCGAGGAGGCGCAGATCGGCGGGCAGCTGCAGCATCCCGGGATCGCGCCGATCTACGAGCTCGGGCAGTTCCCCGATCGCCGCCCGTTCTTCGCCATGAAGCTCGTCCGGGGGGAGACGCTCTCGAAGCTGCTGGCCCATCGCGCCAGCCCCGCCGTCGATCGGACGCGGTTCCTGGGGATCTTCGAGCAGGTCTGCCAGACGATGGCCTACGCCCATTCCCGCGGCGTCATCCATCGGGACCTCAAGCCGGCCAACATCATGGTCGGCGCGTTCGGCGAAGTGCAGGTCATGGACTGGGGACTGGCGAAGGTCCTCCAGGCCGGCGGCGTCGCGGACGAGAAGAAGTCGCAGGCGCTGCAGGAAGGGTCGAGCTTCATCCAGACCCTCCGCAGCGGCGCCGGCAGCGGGGGGAGCGACCTCCCGGGAACGCTCGGGACCCCGGGATCGCAGACCGTGGTCGGGAGCGTCATGGGGACTCCCGCCTACATGCCGCCGGAGCAGGCGCACGGAGAGGTCGACCATCTCGACGAGCGGGCCGACGTCTTCGGCCTGGGGGCGATCCTGTGCGAGATCCTGACCGGACGGCCTCCGTACGTCGGCACCGACGGGGGGGCGGTCTTTCATCAGGCCTCGCACGGGAAACTGGCGGACTGCTGGGGACGGCTCGACGCCTGCGGGGCGGACGCCGAGCTGATCGCGCTGGCCCGGCACTGCCTGGAGCTGGACCCCAAGGACCGCCCGCGGGACGCCGGGACGCTCGCCGCGCGGGTCTCGGGGTATCTGCACTCGGTCGAGGTCAAGCTCCGGGAGTCGGAGCTGGCCAAGGTCGATGCCCAGGTCCGGGCGGAGGAGCTGCGGCGGCGTCAGAAGCTCGCCTTCACGGCCGGCACGGCACTGGCCCTGTCGCTCGTCGTCGGGCTGGCCGCGAGTCTCTGGCAGGCGATGCGGGCGGACCATGCGGCCGCGCAGGCGGAGCAGGCGGCCTCCCTGGCGATGAAGCAGGAGCGGCGGGCGCTGGCCGCGCTCGACGAGCTCCGGGCGACGGCGCCCGCCTTTGCCGAACAGGCCCGCGCGCTGGCGGCGCGGGAGCAGTTTCGCGAGGCGGTCGAGAAGCTCGACTACGCCGTGACGCTGCGGCCCGACGCGGTGGAGTACCTCGTCGCCAAGGCCGACCTGCTGCAGTGCCAGTTCCGGCTCGCCGACGCCGGGGCGGTCTACCGCCAGGCGCTCCTTCTCCGGCCCGATCTGACGCGGGCGGCGGAGTCGGCAAGGCTCTGCGACGAGCTGCTCGCCGCGAAGCCGGGGCTCGACGGGACCCTGTCACACGAGAGTCTGGCGAAGCTCCACGTCGCCATGCAGGCGGAGCAGCGGCCGGCGGCGGAGATCATGCCGGTGGCGCGGCTCCTGGGAGAGCAGAAGCGGCACCTCGTCCAGTATTGGCTGGCGCGGCTGCGGGACCTGCCGATCTCGGCCGAGACGCCGCTGGAGCAGCGGCTCACGGTGCGGGAGGACGGCCGGCTGGCGCTCGACCTCTCCGGGACGAAGGTCCGCGACCTGGCGCCGCTGGCCGGGGCTCCGCTGGCCACGCTGAAGCTGTCGCGGTGCGGGGAGCTGAGCGATCTCTCGCCGCTGAAAGGGATGGAGCTGATCGAGCTGAGCCTGTTCGCGACCAAGGTGTCGGACCTCGGCCCGCTCCGCGAGATGCGGACGCTCGAGAGCCTGAGCCTGGGCCGGACCGCGATCTCCGATCTCGCCGGGCTCCGCGGGCTGAACCTGAAAGTCCTCGAGTGCCGCGAGGCGGCGATCAGCGACCTGGAGCCGCTCCGCGGGATGCCCCTGGAGTCGCTGATGCTGATGGGGACCCGCGTGACGAACCTCTCGCCGCTGATCGGGATGCCGATCCGGACGCTCGATCTCTCGTGGGTGCCGGCGAACGACTTCTCCCCCCTCTCGACCTTGCCGCTGGAGAAGTGCTACCTGCAGTTTGTCCGCCTGCACGACCTGGAGGTCCTCCGCGGCCGTCCCCTGAAGGAGCTGTGCCTGTGGGGCTGCACCGAGGCCCGCCACTACGCGGTCCTGTCCGAGATCCCGACGCTCGAAAACGTGATGCTGCCGGAGCGGTACCGGAGCCTCCCGCCGGACGACTACGAAGCGATCGGCACGCTCCGCGGTCATCCCCGGCTGCGGAAGATCGGCGGGGAGATCATCCATGCGATGGGCTATGAGGCGACCGGGTCGGCGGAGACCTTCTGGCAGGCGTGGGACCAGGAGCAGGCGCTGTTCTCCGCCCTGCGGAAGAAGGGGATCACCTTCCAGCTCGATAAGCTGCCCTCCGGGCGGTACAAGCTCTTCATCGCCAATCAGCCGCTCCGCGACCTCTCGGTCCTCCGCGGGATGCCGCTCCACGAGCTCGACCTGCATCGCTGTCCCTTCTCCGACCTGACGCCGCTTCGGGACTTGAAGCTGCACAAGCTCAGCCTCTCGACCGACTCCGTCACCGACTTCAGTCCGCTGCGGGGGATGTCGATCGAGCGTCTCTACCTGCGTCTCTGCCCGCATTTCCAGGACGTCGCTCCGCTGACGGAGCTTCCCCTCCGGGAGCTGTATCTCGACGAGTCCGTGAACGTGGCCGACGTCGCTCCGCTGGCGAAGATGACGACTCTCGAGAAGCTCTCCATACCGGTTCAGGCCGGGGGGATCGACGCGCTGCGGGACCATCCCCGGCTGCGGCTGCTGGCGTTCCAGCTGAACGGCGGCGAGCCGGAGACGACGGTCGAGGAGTTCTGGAAGGAGTACCGCTGGATCCGGAAGTTCCGGGAGGCGGGGATCCGGCCGGTGTGGATGCGCCGCTTGAGCTCCGGGCGGTGGGACGTGAATCTCGAGCGGGCCGATCTGACGGACCTCCACGTGCTCGAGGGGATGCCGATCGAGGTCCTGGGGCTGGGATACACCAAGGTCACCGACCTCTCGCCGTTGCGGACGCTCCCTCTCAAGGGGCTGAATCTCCACCACACGGGGGTCTCCGATCTGGGACCGCTGCGGGGGAAGGGGCTGACGCTGCTCGAACTGTTCCGCACACCGGTCAGCGATCTCAGCCCGCTGGCGGGAATGCCTCTGCAGCAGCTGGATCTGAGCCTGACGAAGGTGACGGACATCTCGGCGCTGCGGGGGATGCCGCTGGTGTCGGCGAAGTTCAACCGCTGCCCGATCACGGACGTCTCGCCGCTGGCGGAGAGCCGAAGGCTTCGCGTGCTGACGCTTCCGGCCGGCGTGACGGGGTTCGAGTTCCTGCGGGGTTTTCCGGAGCTGGAGCGACTGAGTTTTGCGGAGGACTCCCGCAGCGGCTTTCGCCCGGACAAGACGGCGGAGGAGTTCTGGGCGGAGTACGACGCAACGCGGTGA
- a CDS encoding helix-turn-helix domain-containing protein: MSGGHRQFTDEEILDALAACQGLISRAARRLGCTPRAIYYRRAKNPEIDRAILEARSQLIDDAEEGLRHHLEQQAPWAIAFVLKTLGKNRGYVERVETREVSDETLLLALEREREIERVRRLEQG, from the coding sequence ATGTCCGGCGGTCACCGACAGTTCACCGACGAAGAAATCCTCGACGCTCTGGCGGCCTGCCAGGGGCTGATTTCCCGCGCCGCCCGCCGGCTGGGCTGCACGCCTCGCGCCATCTATTACCGTCGGGCGAAGAACCCCGAGATCGATCGCGCGATCCTCGAGGCCCGGTCCCAGCTCATCGACGACGCAGAAGAGGGCTTGAGACACCATCTCGAGCAGCAGGCGCCGTGGGCGATTGCGTTTGTCCTCAAGACCCTGGGGAAGAACCGCGGCTACGTGGAGCGGGTCGAGACCCGCGAGGTTTCCGACGAGACCCTCCTGCTGGCCCTGGAGAGGGAACGGGAGATTGAACGCGTCCGCAGGTTGGAACAGGGTTGA
- a CDS encoding SMI1/KNR4 family protein — protein sequence MPTNLSDFDFSDFWHHGEYVDGLAEGPPSPAMIAELEKELGYRLPPAYIALCRDKNGGLPRKCYHAAPHATSYGDEGFIEVAEIYAIGRTAPWALGREGCDNAFWVGECLYPAVGVYFANAPDQGHQMLALDYRKCGPQGEPSVVLVDEIEEYRIVSLAPDFETFIRGLKAEAP from the coding sequence ATGCCCACGAACCTCTCCGACTTCGACTTCAGCGACTTCTGGCATCACGGCGAATACGTCGACGGCCTCGCCGAAGGCCCTCCGTCGCCCGCCATGATCGCGGAGCTCGAAAAGGAGCTCGGGTATCGGCTCCCCCCCGCCTACATCGCTCTCTGTCGCGACAAGAACGGCGGCCTCCCCCGGAAGTGCTACCACGCCGCGCCGCACGCCACCTCCTACGGAGACGAGGGCTTTATTGAAGTCGCGGAGATCTACGCGATCGGCCGCACCGCCCCCTGGGCCCTCGGTCGCGAAGGCTGCGACAACGCCTTCTGGGTCGGCGAATGCCTCTATCCCGCCGTCGGGGTCTACTTCGCGAACGCCCCCGACCAGGGACACCAGATGCTCGCGCTCGACTATCGGAAATGCGGCCCCCAGGGCGAACCGTCGGTCGTTCTGGTCGACGAGATCGAGGAGTACCGGATCGTCTCCCTCGCCCCGGACTTCGAGACCTTCATCCGCGGCCTCAAAGCCGAAGCCCCCTGA
- a CDS encoding ECF-type sigma factor, protein MSDVTRILSSIEQGDRRAAGELLPLVYDELRRLAAARLLREPPGQSVQPTMLVHEAYLRLVDADAAPHWNSRGHFFAAAAEAMRRILIENARRKRSERHGGQMRRVDLETVDPGAREREDELLDLDEALGRLEERWPEKAQLVKLRYFVGMTIPEAAETMGISHATAERHWTFARAWLHAQIRKDG, encoded by the coding sequence ATGAGTGATGTCACCCGCATCCTGTCGTCGATCGAGCAGGGGGACCGCCGTGCCGCCGGGGAGCTGCTGCCCCTCGTCTATGACGAGCTGCGACGGCTGGCGGCGGCCCGGCTGCTGCGGGAGCCGCCGGGGCAAAGCGTCCAGCCGACCATGCTCGTTCACGAGGCGTACCTGCGGCTCGTCGATGCCGATGCGGCGCCGCACTGGAACAGCCGCGGACACTTCTTCGCGGCGGCGGCGGAGGCGATGCGGCGGATCCTGATCGAGAACGCCCGCCGCAAACGGAGCGAGCGGCACGGCGGGCAGATGCGGCGGGTCGACCTGGAGACCGTCGACCCGGGGGCGAGGGAACGGGAGGACGAACTCCTGGACCTCGACGAGGCGCTCGGGCGGCTGGAAGAGCGTTGGCCGGAGAAGGCGCAACTCGTGAAGCTCCGCTACTTTGTCGGCATGACGATTCCGGAGGCGGCCGAGACGATGGGGATCTCGCACGCCACCGCCGAGCGGCACTGGACCTTCGCCCGGGCCTGGCTCCACGCGCAGATCCGGAAGGACGGGTGA